DNA sequence from the Hippopotamus amphibius kiboko isolate mHipAmp2 chromosome 1, mHipAmp2.hap2, whole genome shotgun sequence genome:
tctcCCTCCTGAAACCCCTCCTGGGCTCTCCCAGCCCTGGCTCCCTCCAGACAGCCCTCTAGATTTTGCTGGCGTGGAGCTGAACGCACCAGTTGTGGTCCGGTGACCATGCAGCTCCTATGGCCTTTACCTGCACCTGGCTAACTCCAGCTCAACCGTCAGAGCGCAGCGGGGATGTTgcttccttcaggaagccttcctttgCCGCGGTGACTGGGAACTCCTGTGTCCAGGTCTGCATCCCCAACTGGTCTACCTTGAGGACCAGGATTATATCCATCTTGTTTGCTGCCACATCCCCACTGGAGTGCCTGGGTCTCTCCAGGTGCCCAGGGAATATTGGTTAAACAAATGGTTAAAGTCAGAGGGGTCACTGTCACCTGCCTTGGTTTTGAAGTTGCTCTGTGTCCGCTTCTCTCTGGTTCCCTCCTCACTTTGGGTCTTGGGAGGGTGTAGTGGACACCTGGGTGGGCACTGGAGGTGGGTTCTAGGGCAGATTCTTACTCAGTTAAAGAGAGGGGTGGGATCAGGGTAGAGCAGAGCGGCCCAAGGTAGCCTCTCCATGCTGTGAGTCCCCCTTCTCCTGTTTCCCTCCCTGTTGTTCTCATCTCTTTCCAGAGATCTATGCTCAAGGCTACAAGTCCTTAACCCCTTGTCTGGGCACTACTCAGTTCCCCTGGGGTTTAGGGCTGGGTGGAGTGTCTCCTCCAATCCTAAAGCTACCATCCCCATCGTCTCCCCTCTTCTTTCATCCCCttgccctccctccagcctcccccaaaGCCTGTAGCTTGCACTTGCCTGAGTCGGTCCAGTGGACACTTCTCTGCAGGTCCAGCCCCGAGGACCCCCAGGGGAGGAAGGATCCCTAgagagcagggcagccaggggggctgggaggagcGGTGGCTGGTCCCCCTCGCTCATCCGGCTGGCCGGTGGCTTGCAGATCCCTGGGCTTAGCGGATGGGCGGGGGCGTGAGGGCGCCTGGGGTGCCAGGCCCCCAGGGACAGGGAGAGGCCGGGAGGGGCTCGGAGGAGCCAGGCTTCGGGCCGAGCAAGTTCAGCACGCCCCTCTCAGTGTCGCTGGGGTCCTTCGACTCCCTTTAACCCCCCTGCTGATCAGCATTCCCTCCAAGTCTCCTCTCCTCTTTGGCTCAGCTCCACaccacccttctcccctccccgcctCTAGGTTTCACGCTTTTCAAGCACCTGGCAGTGAACTCCCAGCCGCCCACACGCTCTCCAGTCCGGACATTGTGAGTCCAGGATGGACACATTGCCACTCACTCTAGAGTGAGGGGTGTAGGTCACACTGGTTCTGTCTTCCGTCTCTGGCAGATTCCCCacggtggggggcgggagggcgtaAATAGGAGGAGGATGGAGTTATGAGAGCAGGAAGATTTTTCCAGGGATGGGGCTTGTTTTCAGCACCCCTTCTCCAATCACCAGCCACAAATTCTGCACCCTAGAAAGAGGTGTGGCCATGAGCCTCTTATACAACTCCTGGTGGGATTTGTAAGAGtttccttgggggtggggggtggggagggagtgctGGACACCCGCCCATCTCCAGGCTGTACTGTGTTGGAGAGGACTGGGTGGGAGTCTGAGGTGCTGGTTTTCCAGGACCTGGGGGAGTTCTGCTGGAGGGAGCATCTCCAACCCCCTCTTCATTCATGTACTCATCCATTCATAAACCCGCCCTGATGTGAACCTCATGCCAGGCGACCTTCATCCTGACAGTGGCCTGGGAGGGACCACACATCTTCCAgctgcagatgaagaaacaggctcaaGGCCGTATAGTCTCTTGCCCAGCGCCCCTCcgccccggggcggggcgggggggcgggcagggggtggCAACCCAGGATGTGAGTCTTATCCCTAGACTCCAGCTCCAGCCTTGTTAGTCCTCCAGGTTGGCCCCGCGGGGAATGTGACTTCCTGGGGGCTGCCTGGACCAAGCACTCCCCCATCTTTAGTATATTCTCAGCACCCAACCCAAGGCTGGCCAGGAACAGCCACAGTTGAGATCAGAACAGGACTATTGGACAGAACTGATTTCACTTATTGAACAGACCGCTGGAAGAGCTGGGTCCAATGGACAGAGACATCTGTCCCCCCACCCTCATGCTGAGTGGAAGGTTCTGGACCTGCTCAGAGGGGAGAGGGTGCTTCCCTCTAACACTACCCACCACATCACCCTGCCCGCTTGGCCCAACCTCACCTTCCTCCAAAGCATGGATGGGGAGAAGGCACGTGTCTCCACATGGCCACTCCTGTGACCAGGTTAAGGGGGTGGGGCGTCGGGGGTACAGATGCAGTTGGGAAGGAGGTCTCAGGAAGCCCACGgcaggggaaaaagaggaaacaggCCCGGGCCTTGAGAACTCCCATAGTTTCAAGGGTCCTTTGAGCCTCCACCCAGTTCTTCCCCAATGGACATAGCTCTTGCCTTTACGTGTGTTCATTTCTTACTTTATTCCACTCTGATCCCCAGCACTGCTCTGTGCCTGGTCCTGTCATGCATCCTGGATACCATAGCCCTGCCTGGGGGAGAGCATGGCTGCGAAGGGTTGATGGTGGGCAAGGGGGGACCAAAATCCTCACAGCTCAGGGCCCACCTCCCCCCCTTCCACCCCGTCCACCTCTGGGCATCTCTTTGGGGCACTGCTGGTGAGCACTGAAGATGGGCTGGAGGACGGGTTTCCTTACTGATCAAGGAAACCAGGCCGGAGTTATTGTTGATGACGGTGGTGttgagggaaaggagaaggggcAGGGAGCAGCAGGAGGAAGGTGTAGAGGAGGAAGGTGTAGAGGAGGGAAGTGCAAGGAGGGGGATGCTGACTTCCCTCAGGCTGCTCGCCAACCCACCAGCATCTGTGACATTGATGCTGTCCATGGAAGTCTGTCCCACTGTGGTCAGGGAGTTGGTCCCTGGGGCCTGTGCATAGGGCAGCAGAGGGTAGAGCcgtgggtggggagagagaagagcccTAAATGTGAGGTCTGGCTCTACAATCTCTCACCATGGGACTCGATGAGTCCTTTTCCTGCAGGGCCTCATCtttcccatctgtacaatgggatgGTCTCTCCTCCTTTTGGTGTGGTTTTTCAACACGCACGGGGTACCTTCCATGTGCCTGGCTCTCAGTCCCCCACTCTCACGAAGGGGAAATAGACACAGGCCACTCCATGTGCTGTGGGCTGTGATGGAGGGGAGCCCTGGGGCTGTGGAAACACAGAGAAGTCAGGGGAGGCTTCCAAGAGGAGGTGTCATCCGCACTGATCCTTGAAGAATAGACTCTTTCTAGCTTGTCCTCTGCTCACCAACCAGGACAGAAGCCACCCGGAGCAGATGTCTCCATAGAGGTCAAACAACTCTGCTTCACCCTGAGGGCACAGGTGCGTGAGGAGCAGCGTGGAGGGAGGAGAAATGTTTTCTGCGCAGCCACACACACTGGCCAGGTCTGCCTGGCCCCAAACCCTGTTCATAAGTGAAGTCTTGAAGGGGATCTCCAAGGAAAGCATAGGGAATTGTTTTTCCATTAAATTTAAgccatttaacatttattgagcacttactgtgtacccTGACGGTAACTGGAAAAGGGCAATAGACAGTAGGTTTAAACAGGACTAGTAACTGTTTTGTGGAAAAGAAGACTTCAACCTGCCGGGAAGGTGTcgagaaagggagacagaggcTGGTGGGAGAGGCCAAGGAAGGCGCTGCAGTGAAGGGGCGCCTTGGCAGGCGGTCTTTAAAGGTGGGGGTTTGACGAGCAGAGAGGAGCGGGGTGGGGGACAGCCAGGAGAACACAAGCCAAGGCTTGGAAGCTGGGCCGTGCTGAGAGGGCCAGGGGGAAGAGGAAGGCTGGAGGGCTTGTCTGCATTCAGATCCTGAAAAGCCTTAAAGACTGGACTCAAAGCCCGAGTCTCAGCACAGGGCTCAGCTCAGGACCCACCTCCTCCTGCAAGCCTCCAGGCCCGTGCTTCACCTGGGCTCCTGTCAAGGCAGTCACCTTTTGTTTTTCTAGGCTATGCCCCTGTCTGCTTCCCTGCTGCTCAGGGCCCTGAGCTGCTGCCTGGAGCATTTGATATTCAGAAGAGTCTGGTCAGCCCCTCTATGCAGCCAGTGAGCTCTTgaggcccagggccaggcctAGGGGCCTGAGGGCCTCAGACCCTGGGTGTGGTTCCTGTGGGCCTGTGGTTCACTTCCCTGGCCAGGCTGGAGCAAGGCACTGGGGTATCACTGAGCCCCAGATTCCAGAGAATCCAGTCAGTAGCTCAGAAAGGGAGGAAAGCTGAACTGCAGTCCAGAGAGAAAATCCAGGTCAAGAGCCTGCAACCAGAGACACTTTGGTCCAGGCCCCGCCCTGCCACAGGGAATCCATTTCCAATGGCCTTGGCGAATGCAGGTCTGGCATCTCCAGGACCTGGTTCATCTCTGGTTCGGACCCAGGTAGGCTCTGAGATTGCAGTggagggtgggaagagagggcggggcagggggcagcccctcagcccctgcctcagccctccccagccccccggcCCCCTGGCTTCAGCTTCTCCAGGGCTCTGCTCACGGTGGACAGGCTGCTGCGGGCTCCTGCGGGACAGACCAGGACAGGGCTGGCTGAGTAGACAGATCCTGGGTCAGAGCCCCCAGAGGGGCCGGGGGTCAGAGCAGGATGgaatggagagggagggaggcacggGTGGTCAGAGTGGCCCTTTGAGAGGACAACAGTGTGGTGTGGAAGTTAGAGGCAGGACTCGGGGCTGATGGCCTGGTTTCTGGCCCCACACTTCCCAGCTGCAGCATGTACTCCCCCTGTGCCTCCGTCGccccatctataaagtggggctAATTCTAGTACCTGCCTCACATGGCTGTTCTGAGAGTGAAACAAGTTAACATACGTGAAGTGCTTGGAACAGTGTCTGGAATGGAACCTTTTGCTGGGTACTAGGCATCCTACCACTGGCGGCAGACACGAGGGGCGGGGGCATCTTTGAGAAACTCTTGCTCTGGAATTTTCCAGTGtgtggggatgaggaggagggagaTGCCCTGTTTCAGGTACCAGCTCTGAGAGTTGGATTCGACAATGGGAGAGGAGAGTCAGCAAATAACTGGGCatgggcctggggaggggaagggcagtgTGATGCCATGCTGGGCCCGACAGAGAAACCCTGAGGACCAGAGGGTCTGAGCTCAGCTGGGGGCAAGAAGGGTTTTGACTAAGCTCACGGAAGAACTACCCAACGCTGCTGCCTCCCTGTGATTGGAGAAGCCCCCTCTGCACTTTCCTCAAGGCTTCTCCAGGGCCCCACAGAGCTGCACACCTAGAGGGGGAAGATGGAAGATGGACTCTGGAATTTCTGGAACTTACCCTCTTTATTACCATTGGCGCTGGATCTTCCTTCCCCATGGTCTGGTCCTGGCTGGGGATGGATTCTCAGGCTCCCTGGAGGATGAGACCACCCCAAGCCCCGTGGTTACTAAGCCATTCTCAAATTAAGTCCAGCGTTGGGAAGGGAAGTCCTTCCTGTTGTCTGCTCTCCATCCCTGCTGCTGTCTTTGCTCCACTACATTCCTCTACGTCTCCCAAATGATCTGAGCTGCTCTGGGGAGAGGAGCGAAGGTAGAAGAAATGGGCCCTTGAAGGAGAATACGGCAGAGTTTTAAGGAGGTGGGGGTCCTGGGGAGAGCTAGGGATGTGTAGCCCCACAGGACTGATGGAGATGGGAGCATGCATGTGGGGCGCTGAGAAGAGGTGGGGGGCTACACAAGGGTCCTGAGGTCTCAGGGGAGATAGAAGGTCTTCATGGAGGCTCAGAGATGAAGTAGGGTCATCTGGAGATCTGGGAGGCTTTCAGGGAGATGGAGGATCCGTCAGGGGAGATGGGAGTTGCAGGTGCTCTGAGCTGGTTCAGGCACTTTTGTGGCAGGCTGGAGTCTGCTGCGCTGTAGTCACAGCAATGCctgcacaacacacacacacacacacacacacacacacacagcaactcAAACACACACAGCCAGTACCAGTCACACACGTGGGCTTGGCTCCACTGCACAGTGGGCCACAGACTTACACACAAAGTGTCTCACACACTCTTTGGCAGAGGGGTctgctgagggctggggagaggactCACCTATTGTTGGTAGGATGCGGTCCAGGTTGAACGGAGCCTTCAGGAAGGGGTAGGCCAAGATGAGGAGCCCtaagaagagagacacagaggggtTCCATGATGGTGAGGGAGCTGTTTAGTCTGAGCTGCACAGAGCTGTGGGCTGTGAGCCTGGGGGTGGGTTATGGGCGTGCACGGGAGGGGCATGAGTGGGCAGGGTTGGGACTGGTCATATAAATGCagcctgtgagtgtgtgtgtgggaggggttcCCCAACATCCagcccaggaggggctggggagcagtGCCTTCTGGGGAAGGGGCTATAGGCTGTGAAGGCCCAGGCTCCTGGCTCCACCCTGCCCAGGTGATGAGCAGGTTGGTTTTCTACCTTCCCAGCTAGCTGGAAATGGGCCCGTTGACATTCCCCAAATCTCTGATGCCCCACGCTCCCCTAGGGCCCCCAGGGAAGGACTGGGGGCGCCCCTCAGTGTGCTCCTTTTCACCCAGACCTGAGGAGGGGGTAGCAGAAGAGTGGGTCCTGCTCTGCCCACTCCCAAGGGTCTGTGGCCCTTGGCCTGAGTTCACAGGTACAGATGCCCAGAGCCCATCAGCCTCGTGCTTCCAGTTCTGCTTGTGGCCCAGGGTGGTGGAATGGGGCAAGGGATGGTACCCAACATCGCTGTGGGGATGTCTGGTGGGGCTGGTCCAAAGAGACAGACGGACAGATGCCTGAACAGACAGATCGGCTGCTGCGACATtcggggaaagaaaaggaagccctCTGTCTGAGCTAGATCCTGTCTTGGCTCAAGGAGGGTCCCACAGAGAACTCTGTCCTCTTCCACCTGCCCCCCCATCAGCCCAGCCTCAGAAGGCTTATGGGTCCCACCACTACCCCAAGAGCCCAGGGCTTGGGACAGGGGAGCCGGAGCTGGAGTAGCCCGAGAGGAGTGGTTGCCAGCTCCATCTCCACACCTTCTCATCCCTGCAGCGTGCTGTGGGAATCTCACCccaacctccctctccctcccagtaCCCTCCATGGCTGCCTTGCTCACACCTCAAGCTTCCATCCTCCCCAGCTGATTCATGTTGACCCAGCTCTTCCCTCCATTTTTCGTTCACCTGGCCATAGCCCCCCGCTCCCTCTCTGAGCCCAGCACCTGCTCACCCAAAGCAGCGGCACCAATAAAGATTCCACCCACGGCAGCTGCAGCTTTGGACACGGAGACGCCAATGATGATGCTGCCGGCCACCAGGCCGAGGGTCACGCAGGCCAGCTGCAGGCAGCGGAAGTCTCGGCTGCTGATGGGGATGTCCATGCAGGCCTACCCAGGGCACTGCCTCCAGACAGCGGAGCCTGTCCCAGGAGAAGCCTTGGAGGTCTTAGTCCTCTTGGATGTCTCGTTGCTGGAGCTCCACCTTCAGGGAGGGAGTTTCTGGGCAGTAAGATTCTGCGCTGGTAACCCTTGGATTTATCTGCAACCGTATCCCACAGCAGTCTTAGCTCGGATCTCTCCCAGGTCACCCCAGCTTACTCTTCCTCCCCTGAAGCCCTCTGAAGCTGGAAGCCACTCTCGGGACTCCTGCCTGGCCACATCCTGCCTTGGCCGCCAGAGTTCTGGAGAGCTGGGACTGCCCCACGGGGTTCTCCCCTGCCAGCCTCCTCTCAGGAGCGCTCAGCCTGAGCTCCCCTGCCCAGGGCATCCTGCCCCAGCTCCCTGGAGCCTGCTCAGCTGCCGCTGAGCCTCAGCCTATTAAAGTTTAAAGCAATGGGGGCGGGGGTCCAGAGGACATGGCTTCCTCAGAGGTGCAGGCAGCGGGGGGTGCTGAGTTATTCATGAGGCTGCAATGTGAGCTGCTGCCCACAGGCCCACTAGGGCAGTCAGCCCAGGTTCCACTGTTGGTCTGGGAGGGGGCAGGATGGGCTGGTGGCTTCACGTGGGGTTCGGCAGCCAGAGGTGCGAGGAGACTCCCTGCGCGTGTGCTCAGACCCACTCTGCTGTCTGTTTGGTTGGGGGTGCACTAGGGCCTCTGCCTGGGGACTCGGAGACAGAGGCACGGAAGGAGACCTGGACTGAGGCTCAAGAGACAGGAGCAGTGACAGGGACAGGCGGAGGAGTAGGGGAGAGTCCATCCCCGCTCCCAGGCCACTCTctccaacccccccaccccgtcccatcAACCTCtgggcccccaggcagggctgaggGGTCCTAGCTGGAGGATGATCTCAGGTGACACGCTTCTCCTCAGGTAGGCTCCCTTTCAGTTGCCAGTGGGCTGAGAAGGGGAGCCCTTCCAGCGGCCCTGGGATCcctggccggggcggggcggggcgggggggggggggcgtctgACAGGGAAGAGccgtggtgggggctggggtgggaggaaacaCCTGCAGTCGAGGGGGCTAGGGTCGGGAAGAGGAATTGGCAGGGGCTGGCTGTCAGCAGCCGGCGTCAGGAGACTGGGACCAGGCTGGCGCCTCCCGACCTCTGGGCTGAGCTCTGCCCAGCTCGTCTGAGCTACTTGCAGGATCTACCAAGTCAGGCTGGGCAGCGGTCCCGCAGCCCAGCACCAGCCCTCGTCACTAGCTGTGTTCTCTGGCCATCTCCCCTCCATGTCTGCCGCCccacacagccaggcccagggtcTCTGGCCTCCAGCTGCCTCCACGGctcctcctgccccgcccccccttcTCCTCTGCGGCCCTTCTGCTGGGTGTGTGCCTGACCTCTGCCATGTGGAGAGCCCTCCCTCATCCTGCAGGGCCCTGCCTGGGCAGCCCCAACGCTGCAGAGCCATTCCTGATGGCACTGGAGTGGCTGTGTCCCCAAGCTGAAGTGCCTGCCACCTGTTCCtattctctgtctcctctgtggACTGTGAGCCCCTTGAGGGCAGGTTCAGGGAGTGAGCTCCACTGAATCGCTAGAGGGCACCTGGACTGGGCTTCTGGGCACAAGGACAGAGCTCAGGGAGAGCTTGGACGTGCACAACCATCTCGGGTTGGCAAAGAGGAAGGCTGTGGGTACCGTGGGACCTCTGTCTCTAACAGGAGGCTTTCCTGGGTTGGGGTAGGGGCCTGGGAAGGCCAGGGTCATCTGACTGAGCTTCAGCTGAGGGAAGGCCCTGCCAGGAAGCTGGAGGGCGGGGACAAGTGTGAACTCAAAGGTGTGGAGAGAGGAGGGGTGACCACAGAGCACCGAGGGGCCTCAGGGTCATGTTCCTGGCCCCGGTACGAGGAAGCCCCTGGAGGTGGGCATCCCCAGCCACAGCCACGGCTGCCAACATCCCCTGTGCCTCTCGCCAGATCGGGTCTGATCATTCCTCTAATCAGGCATCAAATGACCACCCATGTCTCTGTCACACGTAATTGATCCCCACCGACTAGTTTTAGAAGTTGCCATCAAAATAGTTGTCCATGAAAACGTGTTCCTGAGACATCAGGCTCTGGGGACGTGAACACCCGCCACAGTGTCCCCGCCCCCGTTACGTGTATGCCTAACTCTGGCCGGGCAGGGCCTGTGCTGGCTCCTCTCCTGCTGTCAGGCTGAGGGCAATGCTCCCACACCATCAGCAAGGCGGCGGTTCCCGGGCCACATCTCCGAGGTGGGGACCTCGCACTGTGGGCCTCATTGCTCATCTGGTGAATGGGGACGGGGATGGCAGGGGCCGGAGTCAGGGATGCCTGTGCATCGTGGGTTTCAGATTCCAGAACACCCTGACCTCTAAACACTGGAGACAAATTCTAAATTAGAGCTTTTCTTTGACATTGTAAATCCCTCAGGGCACAGAGGCAGAGCAGAGCACATGCAGGAGAGGCACATTAAGCCATCGTCAGTTACAAGATCACAGACCCTCCCAGCTCCTTTCCagaacagatggggaaaccgagatatggggaggtgggaggacgGCCCTAGAGACTGTTATGGAGCCTGGCATCCAGATTCCCCACTCAGCTGGGAAGCTAGCACATCTCTAAATTGTCTTACTTGAGGTGGGAGGAATTGGCAACCCCACCATCAGAGGGAGACATTGTGTCCGGAAGAGTCAGTCAAGGCCTGCGTCGTTCCCTCATGACAGGAGTGTCACTAAAGGCTGACGGAAACTTGTGACACCTGCTCCTCTGTTGGTTTCAAATGTAGAGAGGGAGACTTGCCAGTTCTTTCCTCCACATCAGCTGTACTAGCTCTGAGAAAGAAAGTGCACGCTTGCCCTGGGGAGACGCCTGTGCGGTCGCAGGTAAATGAGATGGGAGCCCAAggctctagagcctgcgcacctcacccctccccagccccaagcTCAGAGCCCTCCTCGCTGAAGCCTGGGTCCTCCGGGCCCCTGGATCCAGAGTGTGGCTAGGCCGTGCGTCACTGCTGAATGCTGTCACAAAACCTCTTTGTCTCAGGGGGAGGCCAGGGCCGGAGGGTGCCTGCTTGTGCTCTTTCCTTCCTGGAAGCACCAAGTCCAAGggtggcatgggggtggggaggaagagtgGGTGAAAAGGCCTCAGCTTGGTTtagttctgtttattttccttggGGGGCGAGGACCCTGGAAAAGAGCTTGATTAATTCACTGATCCCTCGGGGGACGGGCAGCTTTACAGGACTGTTCAGAAGCTGAAGTCGGGGAAGCGACTTCCAAGGCAACTGCTACCATGGCAACAAGAGTGCCAGCCGTGGGGGGACCTTGCTTCTCACTTGCTCCCCTCAGACCGTAGCGGCTGGAGCAGTTGGCATGGGACCAGGGCACTGCTGTTCACCGAGCTGGATCTGGTGAGGGGCAGTcagccaggagggaggaggggccttAGAGCTCAGGCAGGTGGACACCCGAAGGGAGAAAGACTCCATCCCAGTACCCGGGCCCCCAGATGGAGCTCAGACAGGCGTCCTCAGGGTCCACTTCAACCAGGGCAGGCTGGGGCCAAGGCCCGCCAACTGGATTTGAGGCAAGAAGCCCAAGGTCTGGGACACTCCAGCCCTTTCCTAAGGGCAGCCCACACGTGAGTCCTAGACTTGGGACACTGGCTGCCACAGTTCCAGGTCCCAAAGGGTCCCTCGGCATGTCTGCCTCTGCCCAGCAGAGCCGGGCACACGGCCTAGTCCCCAGAAAGGGCAAGGGACTTCCCAAGGTCACCTAGTGAACAGTGGTAGAGGAAGGACTAGAACCCTGGGCCCCTGGCCCCCAACCTGGCTCTTCCCCTGGCATAATGGTTACCCCTTGGGGACAGGGACCCCAGCCCAGAGGGACAGAGTAGCCTGTCAGCAGAAGGATCCCACAAAGGGCCAGAGGCCAGGCCCATGTGGAAGGCCCAGATCCATCTCCATCCACACAAACTGAGAAAAAGGTTCCCTCACCTCCATCACTGGGGCCCAGCTGAGCAATTCTGCCCcaggagaaaacaataaaaataatcacaacGATCACactaatg
Encoded proteins:
- the KNCN gene encoding kinocilin; protein product: MDIPISSRDFRCLQLACVTLGLVAGSIIIGVSVSKAAAAVGGIFIGAAALGSLRIHPQPGPDHGEGRSSANGNKEGARSSLSTVSRALEKLKPGGRGAGEG